Sequence from the Paenibacillus riograndensis SBR5 genome:
ATGGCGTCCGTGCCCAAGGAGGAGACGCTGCTGCTGGGTGTGGTCTCAGCCAGCGGCAGCAGCGGCAAAACCACGCTTGCGCTCAATATGGCGAAGCAGCTTGGGGGGCTGGGGTTGTCCGTTTTTTATCTGAATCTGGAAAGTGTGGACAGCAGCGGATTGTTCCTGCGCTTGCCGGACGGCAGCGCCCCCGGTCTGGAGCGACTGCTGTATGAACTGAAGGCAAGCGCAGGAGAGGGGGGCCTAGCGCAATCAGGAAAGATGGAGCTTGAACAGTATGTGATCCGGCATGAAAGTCTGCGAAGCGAGGCCTTCAGACCGGTAGACAATCTTAAGGAAAAGCTGGAGATGACGCTGACGGATACACTGGATGTGCTGGAAGAGCTGTCCGGGGCGGGGCGCTATGATGTTGTCATTGTAGATACCGGGGGCATTGAGGAGCAGCAGACCCAGGCCGTTCTGCATAGATGCGGCCTCCTGCTCTGGGTGCTGACGGGGGATAAGAACAGCATGCACAAGACCGGGCGATGGCTGGAGCATTGCAGTAAACCCCACTCAGGCAGACTGCAGGAGGTACAGGGCAAAAGCAGGTTTGTGCTGAATTTTGCAGCCGATGCCAATAGCGGAGGGGTTCTTCCTGAGGGGGTGGAAATGGATGCTGTGCTTCCTTATATCTCTTCCTGGGCCGTACAGCACCACGGGGAGCTGTGCCTGAATTCCCCGCAATTCATCTTCGGGATACAGCAGCTCTGCTCGGGAATCATTGAGCCCGCGCTGCCGCGTGTCTTTACAGGGAATGGTATATGAATGAAGAGATGTTCCGGCTGCTCCGCAGTGACATCCGTTCCGGACTGGACCTGACCTCCGCTGTCGGCAACCGTGAGCTTACCGCTTATATAGAGCAGACGGTTCTTGCGCGGGACAGCCTGCGGCATCTGACCGCTCAAGAGAAGCATACCCTGGTCAAGAAGCTGTTCGATTCATTCCGGGGGCTGGATGTGCTGCAGCCGCTGGTGGATAATCCGGCGATCACCGAGATTATGATCAACAGCCATGATGAGATTTTTGTCGAGGAGAACGGGCTGATCCGCCGCCTCCCGCTGGCCTTTGAGTCCAGCAGCCGGTTGGAGGATATTATCCAGTCGGTGGTCTCCGGTGTTAACCGGGTGGTCAACGATTCCTCGCCGATTGTGGATGCACGGCTGAAGGACGGGTCCCGGGTCAATATCGTTCTGCCGCCGGTAGCACTGAAGGGGCCGGCGATGACTATCCGCAAGTTTCCCGAAACGCCGATGACGATGAACGAGCTGATCCGCCGGGAAACTGTAAGTATGGAGGCTGCCGAGCTTCTGCAGATGTTAGTGGCGGCGAAATACAATATTTTTATCAGCGGCGGCACCGGCTCAGGCAAGACAACCTTTCTAAATGCATTGTCGCAGTTCATCCCACCGCAGGAGCGTGTGATTACGATAGAGGATTCAGCCGAGCTGCAGATCGTCACCGTACCGAATCTCGTTTCGCTGGAGACGAGAAATGCGAATACGGAAGGCCGGGGAGAGATCAGTATCCGTGATCTGATCCGTTCCTCGCTGCGGATGCGGCCGAACCGCATTGTGGTGGGCGAGGTTCGGGGAGCGGAATGCCTCGATATGCTTCAGGCGATGAATACAGGTCATGACGGCTCGCTGAGTACAGGGCACTCAAACAGTGCCCGGGATATGGTCAGCCGTCTGGAAACGATGGTACTTAGTGCTGCCGATCTGCCAGTGGCGGTTGTCCGGCAGCAGATCGGGTCTGCGATTGATATCTTCGTGCATCTGTCGCGGCTGCGTGACCGTTCCCGCCGGGTGACGGAAATCTGTGAGGTTGCCGGGGTCAAGGAGGGGGAGGTGGTGCTGAATCCGCTCTATGAATTCCGTGAAACGGGGGGGACGGACGGACATGTTCAGGGCGGTCTGATCCCCAGCGGGAACCCGATGCTGCATACCGGCAAGCTCAGGATGGCCGGAATCCACTGGAAGGGGGAAGTGCTCTGATCTCGTTAAAACAGAAGGGGCAGCATCTCCGAAATAGCGGTGCACACAGGTTGGGTATGAACAGCAGACCGCTCCCGGGGAGCGTTGCGCCGAAGGGGAATCCCGGTGCGGCGGCGCAACTGCCGGATTATACCGTGTACGTATTGGCTTCCTGGCACAAAATCACAGCAATGCTGGTTGGCGGAACGCTGCTCTGGGCGATTGGCTACCTATTTTACCACAATGGGCTGCTGTCCCTGCTGCTGGCTCCGGGCGGGGCTTATGCGCCGCGAATACTGCGGGATTATCTGCACCGGCGGCGGCGTGCCGCACTTAATCTGCAATTTAAGCAGATGCTGTTTTCGCTATCTTCTTCATTGTCCGCCGGCCGCTCTGTGGAGAATGCTTTTCGCGAAGCGGTGCAGGATCTGCTGATGCTTGACCCGGAGGGTGACAGCGATATGATCTCTGAGCTGAACATTATCTGTGCACGCATGGAGTATGGACAGCCGGTTGAAGAAGCGTTGAATGATTTCAGCAAACGGGCAGGCATGGAAGATGTCGAACGGTTCGCCGATGTCTTCTCCGTCTGTAAACGGACCGGGGGCGACCTGGTAGAAATCGTGCGGCGCACTTCAACCATTATCGGGGAGAAACTGGATATGCAGCAGGAGATTGCTGTCAGCATTGCCCAGAAGAAATTTGAGGCCAAGGCTTTGCTGGTTTCACCGCTCATCATGGTGACATTCATGAGTCTGACAGCGGGGGATTATATGCAGCCGATGTATACAGGTGCAGGTATTGCGATCTCTACACTGGCTCTTGGACTGCTTTTTCTATGCTGCCTGTGGACTTCCAAAATCATGAATATTCCACTGTAAAGGAGGTGAAATGAATGAACTGGCTATGCGGCGCCGCCGCGCTGGTGCTGGCACTTGGCTGGGTGCTGCTCCGTCTGAAATGCGGAAGCCGTTACGCTGTACTGCGCACGCTTCCTATGGAGGGGCTGCGGCTAAGAGGGCTGGGTGAGCCATTTCTCTGGATGATTGAGAGATGGAAGCCCGGAAGATATTTTCCCTCGGTCATGTTCAGGATTCAGCGCTCACTGCAGCGTACCTACGGAACGCGTTATAGCGCAGAGCGGACATTGCTCTTTATGGGGGAAATGGTCAGCTACAGCTGGCTGTTCCTGACAGCCGGAAGTGTGCTGACGGTGTTAAGCGGGGAGACAGCCGGAACCGTGCTGGGAACATTTCTGGCGGTAATGCTTCCCGCTGCCCTGGTTAGCGATCTCCATAAGAAGGTACGGCTGCGGGAGCAGAATATCAGCTTTGAGCTGCCGGAGCTGCTGAACAGCATTGTGCTTCTCGTAGGTGCAGGAGAAACAGTGCAGCGGGCGATCATCCGCTGTGTGGACAGCCGCAAGGGGGACACATCGCACCCGCTCTATAAGGAACTGCACCAAATGACAGCTGAGTGGGACAGCGGCTATTCGTTCCAGCAGGCTTTTGAGAATTTCAGCAAACGCTGTGCGGTGCAGGAGGTCTCGCTGTTCACCACCACGGTGCTGCTTAATTACCGCAGAGGCGGAGCTGATTTTGTCCTGGCGCTGCGCGATCTCTCACGGATGCTCTGGGAGAAACGGAAGGCGATCAGCCGGACGCGCGGGGAACAGGCATCCTCGAAGCTGGTTTTTCCGATGGTAGTCATCTTTTTAATTGTCATTGTGCTGGTAGGGACGCCGGCGTTCATGATGCTCAAAATGTAGAAGGAGGAAGCTGATGATGAGTTCAATGATGGCGGGAGCTGTACAAAGCTTTTGGAAGGACGAGGAAGGACTCGGTACGCTGGAGATGATTATGATCATTGCTGTGCTGATTGCGGTCGTCCTTCTTTTCAAAGACAAGATTCAAGAGGTAGTTGAAGCTCTGATTGAGACGGCTGGTGAAAAGAGCCAGAAAGTATTCGATTGAGCACGCCTCGGAAAGACGAGGGCAGTTTTACTATAGAAGCCTCTCTATTGCTGCCGATTATAATGTGCATCACGATGCTGCTGCTGTTCTTCTGCTTGTACAGCTATCAGAAGTCAATGCTGCTGCAGATCGCTTCAGCCACTACGGAGCGTGCGGCTTACAACTGGGATAACACTCACAAAGAAACGAAGGGTGCCTATCCCATTGGCGAATACGACCCGCTATATTGGCGCATTGGCGATGATGCTCTGCTCTCCTCTTTATTCGGCATCGGCTCGCCTGATGGTAGAGCAGCCATTACGCTTCCTGCCGCAGGGGATGGAGGCACATTGCCTGTGGTCAAGCTGGAGCATGCCTCGGGTATGGTCCCGGCAAATATGCCGGGTGAGATGAGATATGCCTATAGCCCAGCAGGCCGGCAAATCAGCGCAGAGCTGAAGCGGATGCTGAATTTGCCTGTGCTGGATGGGATTCTCTCCGATAAGGCCATGCCGGTAGTGCAGGCCCGGTCTGTGGTTGCTGAACCGGTTGAATTTATCCGTACCGTTGATCTTATGCGTTATTACGGCGCCAAATTCAAAGGCGGTCCAGACAGTGGGATGGATAAGAAAAACGCGGAGATCATGTTGAAGAAGCTGCACTGAGCAAGAGGGGTAGGCCGGAGCGGAAATGATATTTTGGGAGCAGCGGATAAGGCCAGAAAGGAGGACCCGCTTGAAGTCTGAGACTAAGCATGTTTTTGCGGGAGCCAAAAGGTACAGGATTGACAGATATACCCGATCTGATGGTTCAGTTTCTATCTTTTTAATTATGGTGCTGGCATTTGTTTTCCTGTTTACCGCTGTGCTCATTGATTATGCGCGCATTGCCGCTGTAAATGTACAGGAAGAGCGTCTGGCCAGGGCGGCTGTCCGTTCAGTCATGTCAGCTTATGATCTTGAACTGAAGGACAAATACGGACTTTTTGCTTATGGCGGCAATGACGGCGACCAGCTGCTGGCCAGTGTACTGAATGATAATTTGTATGAGAGCGGACGCGGCGATGCCTTTAACCTGCTGCCTTCGGATCTGGATTCTTCTTCTTTAAGCTGGAGCCGGCC
This genomic interval carries:
- a CDS encoding P-loop NTPase family protein, with protein sequence MAARIVLAVRESQYIEPLLHYIHHSEYGGMLRVSAFSMLDAFMEFMQGEEVPDAVVGDPSFIEAWLVEGRNSVPWAVLSDDGDIRGNPSGSLAGGQMIIKYQALPSLLESILQLCDLKRSRMASVPKEETLLLGVVSASGSSGKTTLALNMAKQLGGLGLSVFYLNLESVDSSGLFLRLPDGSAPGLERLLYELKASAGEGGLAQSGKMELEQYVIRHESLRSEAFRPVDNLKEKLEMTLTDTLDVLEELSGAGRYDVVIVDTGGIEEQQTQAVLHRCGLLLWVLTGDKNSMHKTGRWLEHCSKPHSGRLQEVQGKSRFVLNFAADANSGGVLPEGVEMDAVLPYISSWAVQHHGELCLNSPQFIFGIQQLCSGIIEPALPRVFTGNGI
- a CDS encoding CpaF family protein is translated as MNEEMFRLLRSDIRSGLDLTSAVGNRELTAYIEQTVLARDSLRHLTAQEKHTLVKKLFDSFRGLDVLQPLVDNPAITEIMINSHDEIFVEENGLIRRLPLAFESSSRLEDIIQSVVSGVNRVVNDSSPIVDARLKDGSRVNIVLPPVALKGPAMTIRKFPETPMTMNELIRRETVSMEAAELLQMLVAAKYNIFISGGTGSGKTTFLNALSQFIPPQERVITIEDSAELQIVTVPNLVSLETRNANTEGRGEISIRDLIRSSLRMRPNRIVVGEVRGAECLDMLQAMNTGHDGSLSTGHSNSARDMVSRLETMVLSAADLPVAVVRQQIGSAIDIFVHLSRLRDRSRRVTEICEVAGVKEGEVVLNPLYEFRETGGTDGHVQGGLIPSGNPMLHTGKLRMAGIHWKGEVL
- a CDS encoding type II secretion system F family protein; protein product: MNSRPLPGSVAPKGNPGAAAQLPDYTVYVLASWHKITAMLVGGTLLWAIGYLFYHNGLLSLLLAPGGAYAPRILRDYLHRRRRAALNLQFKQMLFSLSSSLSAGRSVENAFREAVQDLLMLDPEGDSDMISELNIICARMEYGQPVEEALNDFSKRAGMEDVERFADVFSVCKRTGGDLVEIVRRTSTIIGEKLDMQQEIAVSIAQKKFEAKALLVSPLIMVTFMSLTAGDYMQPMYTGAGIAISTLALGLLFLCCLWTSKIMNIPL
- a CDS encoding type II secretion system F family protein, encoding MNWLCGAAALVLALGWVLLRLKCGSRYAVLRTLPMEGLRLRGLGEPFLWMIERWKPGRYFPSVMFRIQRSLQRTYGTRYSAERTLLFMGEMVSYSWLFLTAGSVLTVLSGETAGTVLGTFLAVMLPAALVSDLHKKVRLREQNISFELPELLNSIVLLVGAGETVQRAIIRCVDSRKGDTSHPLYKELHQMTAEWDSGYSFQQAFENFSKRCAVQEVSLFTTTVLLNYRRGGADFVLALRDLSRMLWEKRKAISRTRGEQASSKLVFPMVVIFLIVIVLVGTPAFMMLKM
- a CDS encoding Flp1 family type IVb pilin; protein product: MMSSMMAGAVQSFWKDEEGLGTLEMIMIIAVLIAVVLLFKDKIQEVVEALIETAGEKSQKVFD
- a CDS encoding TadE/TadG family type IV pilus assembly protein, with protein sequence MSTPRKDEGSFTIEASLLLPIIMCITMLLLFFCLYSYQKSMLLQIASATTERAAYNWDNTHKETKGAYPIGEYDPLYWRIGDDALLSSLFGIGSPDGRAAITLPAAGDGGTLPVVKLEHASGMVPANMPGEMRYAYSPAGRQISAELKRMLNLPVLDGILSDKAMPVVQARSVVAEPVEFIRTVDLMRYYGAKFKGGPDSGMDKKNAEIMLKKLH